DNA from Thermoleophilum album:
CTCGCCTCGTCGGCGACCTCATTCTGCGTTTCGAGGTGGCCGCCGCAGCTCAAGAACAGCGGTTCCTCGTTGTCACCGGCGGCCACGGCGGCGCTGCCGGCGACCGCGACGAGTCCCGCACCGAAGGCGGCCAGAGCGATCTTCAGTCTTCTCGGCAAGGCGGGCATCTCCCTTGTTCGTCTTGCGGCCCCGGTGGGGCCGGCGTTGCGTTACGACGGCCGGCATTGCACAAGGGGTCGCCTGGGCGCTCGTAAACGCCAGGTCAAGAACACGTGAAGGAGGTGTAAAGAGGAGGCCGCTAGCCGGCGCGCAGGCTCCGGCCGGTCATCTGCGCGGGCTGCTCGAGCCCGAGCAGGTCGAGCACCGTCGGCGCGACGTCGGCGAGGACGCCGCCGGCGGCTCGCAGCTCGCCGACCGCCGGCTCGATCACGAACGGAACCGGGTTCATCGAGTGCGCGGTGTTGGGGCTGCCGTCGGGCTCCAGCATGTTGTCGGCGTTGCCGTGATCGGCCGTGATCACGCAGGCTCCACCGTCGGCGCGCACTGCCTCGATCACCTCGCCGAGGCACGCGTCGACGCACTCCACGGCGCGCACCGCCGCTGCGATGACGCCGGTGTGGCCCACCATGTCGGGGTTCGCGAAGTTCACGATCCCGAACGCGTGGTCGCCTCCTCGCCAGCGTTCGCAAAAGGCACGGGCGACCTCGGGCGCCGACATCTCGGGCTTGTGGTCGTAGGTTGGTACGTCGCGCGGCGAGTCGATCAGTATCCGCTCCTCGCCCGGGAACGGTTCCTCGACGCCCCCGTTGAAGAAGTAGGTGACGTGCGGGTACTTCTCCGTCTCGGCAGCGTGCAGCTGGGTCATGCCCCGCTCGGCAAGTACCGAGGCCAGTGTCACCTCCGGCTTCTCGGGTAGGAAGGCGACCGGGTACTGCCACTCTTCCTGGTAGCGGGTGAGCGTGACCAAGCGTGCGACCGGCGCGGCCCCCCGCTCGAACTCCGCGAACTCCGGCTCCGCTAGTGCGCGCACGAGCTGCCGCGCGCGATCCGGTCGGAAGTTGAAGAACACGACGACGTCGCGCTCGGGCCGCACGCGCCCTTCCGCCCCGACCAGTCGCGGCGTCACGAACTCGTCGGTTTCGCCCGCCTCGTAGGCGGCCCGCACAGCTGCCACCGGATCGTCGAAGCGCCCGCCCTCGGCGCGACCGTGAACGATCGCGTCGTAGGCCTTTTGCGTCCGCTCCCAGCGCCGGTCGCGATCCATCGCGAAGTAGCGCCCGCAGATCGTCGCGATGCGCCCCACTCCGAGCTCGCCGAACCAGCGCTGCACGGTGGCGATGTGCTGGGCGCCGGAGGTCGGTGGCGTGTCGCGACCGTCGGTGAAGGCGTGGACGACGACGTCCGCTACCCGCTCTCGCCGCGCTAGCTCGAGCAGCGCGCGCAGGTGCTCCATGCTCGCGTGCACGCCGCCGTCCGAGACCAGCCCGAGCAGGTGCAGGCGCCCTGAGCCGTCGCGCGCCGCGGCACAGGCCTCGCGCAGCGTCTGGTTAGCGAAGAACGAGCCGTCGGCGATCGCATCATCGATCCGCGTGAGGTCCTGGCGAACGATGCGGCCGGCCCCGAGGTTTAGGTGGCCAACCTCGGAGTTGCCCATCTGACCTTCGGGCAAACCGACCGCGCGCCCACAAGCCGTCAGCTGGGTGCGCGGCAGCGAGCTCCAGAGCCGGTCGAAGACGGGCGTGTCGGCGAGCGAAATAGCGTTGCCCGGTCCGGGCGGCGCAAGACCCCAGCCATCGAGGACGACCAAACAGACCCGCTGGAAGGGCGTGCTCATCGCTCGGGGGCGGCAGCGACGATCTGCGCGAAGCTCTCCGGATCGAGGCTGGCACCGCCGACCAGCGCACCGTCGACGTCGGGCTGCGCCAGGATTTCGGCGGCGTTTTCCG
Protein-coding regions in this window:
- the gpmI gene encoding 2,3-bisphosphoglycerate-independent phosphoglycerate mutase, whose amino-acid sequence is MSTPFQRVCLVVLDGWGLAPPGPGNAISLADTPVFDRLWSSLPRTQLTACGRAVGLPEGQMGNSEVGHLNLGAGRIVRQDLTRIDDAIADGSFFANQTLREACAAARDGSGRLHLLGLVSDGGVHASMEHLRALLELARRERVADVVVHAFTDGRDTPPTSGAQHIATVQRWFGELGVGRIATICGRYFAMDRDRRWERTQKAYDAIVHGRAEGGRFDDPVAAVRAAYEAGETDEFVTPRLVGAEGRVRPERDVVVFFNFRPDRARQLVRALAEPEFAEFERGAAPVARLVTLTRYQEEWQYPVAFLPEKPEVTLASVLAERGMTQLHAAETEKYPHVTYFFNGGVEEPFPGEERILIDSPRDVPTYDHKPEMSAPEVARAFCERWRGGDHAFGIVNFANPDMVGHTGVIAAAVRAVECVDACLGEVIEAVRADGGACVITADHGNADNMLEPDGSPNTAHSMNPVPFVIEPAVGELRAAGGVLADVAPTVLDLLGLEQPAQMTGRSLRAG